The following coding sequences are from one bacterium SCSIO 12741 window:
- a CDS encoding sigma-70 family RNA polymerase sigma factor gives MNSHLDDRILVREYLEGKEAALEKLIKKHQERVYSYIHLIVKDEFIANDIFQDTFIKVVNTLKNGRYNEEGKFIQWVLRIAHNLSIDHFRNLKRMPMQRGTEEFDIFDTLGLEDENMEEKMIYGQIQKDVVKLLELLPEEQRTVLRMRIFCEMSFKEIAEETNVSINTALGRMRYALINLRKLVKNKNIQLTNS, from the coding sequence ATGAACAGCCATTTGGACGACCGGATTTTGGTCCGGGAATACCTCGAAGGAAAAGAGGCCGCTCTCGAAAAATTAATCAAGAAACACCAGGAGCGCGTCTATTCTTACATTCACTTAATAGTTAAGGACGAATTTATTGCTAACGACATTTTTCAAGATACCTTTATTAAGGTGGTAAATACTTTGAAAAACGGTCGGTACAATGAAGAAGGTAAGTTCATTCAATGGGTACTGAGAATTGCCCATAACTTATCCATCGATCATTTCCGTAACCTCAAGCGTATGCCTATGCAGCGTGGTACCGAAGAGTTTGACATTTTCGATACCCTGGGTTTGGAAGATGAGAACATGGAAGAGAAAATGATCTATGGCCAAATTCAAAAGGATGTCGTAAAGCTTTTGGAATTACTTCCAGAGGAGCAGAGAACTGTTCTACGCATGAGAATCTTTTGTGAAATGAGTTTTAAAGAAATCGCAGAAGAAACCAATGTGAGCATTAATACGGCTTTGGGAAGGATGAGATATGCCTTGATTAACCTGAGAAAGCTGGTTAAAAACAAAAACATTCAACTGACGAACAGTTAA
- a CDS encoding DUF2029 domain-containing protein codes for MSNKLSETLQNKPWLVYVILSSLFCILFFISLWVNDRFWLNDFKVYFAAAQALQNDEPVYGVIHTLGSGFFKYAPVCLLPFIPFTYLPYEVAATLFFVLVSFAVISVPVFASKLCNRYFGLNPCALCWVVFLLIVGVHLERELHLGNVNLMVLGGVLWVLSDLLKGKQTRAGIVLGIVLLFKLHFLVLLPLLFLRKMWRPLGISVSVFGIGTLIPILYLGFSKNTELLQQWVQTIAIHNGSVELSGNTLYHWLDVTVGAFWPAFPSQMVILALVALLILFWVLKHLKSEKGRIDSSSSNLVMEWMVLVALIPNLVITDTEHFLLGAPLVYTGLVRMRRLSLSVPQRMLIIVGLILYGMNWGDLWGETSVWITENGMLGLGNALLILAFIWIGENPPQSKKTEPALV; via the coding sequence ATGAGCAATAAGCTGAGCGAAACATTACAGAATAAGCCATGGTTAGTCTATGTGATACTATCCTCCTTGTTCTGCATTTTGTTTTTTATTTCCCTTTGGGTAAACGATCGATTCTGGCTGAACGATTTCAAAGTCTATTTCGCTGCCGCGCAGGCTTTACAAAACGATGAGCCTGTTTATGGAGTCATTCACACCTTGGGTTCTGGATTCTTTAAGTACGCCCCTGTTTGCTTACTCCCTTTCATTCCCTTTACCTATTTGCCATATGAAGTGGCGGCTACCCTGTTTTTTGTACTTGTTTCATTCGCGGTTATCAGTGTTCCCGTATTTGCTTCGAAATTGTGTAATCGGTATTTTGGATTGAATCCCTGTGCCCTTTGCTGGGTGGTCTTTCTCTTAATTGTAGGAGTTCATCTGGAACGCGAATTACACCTGGGTAACGTAAACCTTATGGTATTGGGGGGCGTGCTTTGGGTGCTTTCTGATTTGCTCAAAGGAAAACAAACAAGAGCCGGTATTGTATTGGGAATCGTACTTCTGTTTAAGCTTCATTTTCTGGTTCTTCTTCCCTTGCTGTTCCTACGCAAAATGTGGAGACCTTTGGGTATTTCTGTAAGTGTATTTGGTATAGGAACCCTGATCCCCATTCTGTATCTCGGTTTTTCAAAAAACACGGAATTGCTGCAGCAATGGGTTCAAACCATCGCTATTCATAACGGCTCGGTAGAGCTTTCTGGCAATACGCTCTACCATTGGTTAGATGTAACAGTAGGTGCATTTTGGCCTGCTTTTCCGTCTCAAATGGTGATTCTTGCCCTGGTAGCCTTGCTCATCCTTTTTTGGGTATTAAAACACCTCAAATCTGAAAAGGGGCGTATTGATTCCAGTTCATCCAACCTAGTGATGGAATGGATGGTTTTGGTTGCACTGATACCTAATTTGGTAATTACGGATACCGAGCATTTCCTTTTGGGTGCACCATTGGTATACACTGGATTGGTACGCATGCGTCGTTTATCCCTGTCTGTTCCTCAGCGAATGTTGATTATCGTAGGATTAATTCTCTACGGCATGAATTGGGGTGATTTATGGGGAGAAACCTCCGTCTGGATTACGGAAAACGGAATGCTTGGCTTAGGAAATGCTCTATTGATCCTGGCTTTTATTTGGATTGGAGAAAATCCCCCCCAAAGCAAAAAGACGGAACCAGCCTTAGTTTAA
- the nth gene encoding endonuclease III, which yields MTKKEKVAFVVQKLNELYPEPPIPLDHKDSYTLLVAVLLSAQCTDARVNQITPLLFKQADNPYDMIKLSVEEIREIIRPCGLSPAKSKAIFGLSQILIDKHGGEVPANFEDLEALPGVGHKTASVVMTQAFGVPAFPVDTHIHRLMYRWGLSNGKSVDQTEKDAKRLFPKESWNKLHLQIIYYGREYSPARGFDPQKSPIDLTIGRKSLFK from the coding sequence ATGACTAAAAAGGAGAAGGTAGCTTTTGTTGTTCAGAAGCTCAATGAATTGTACCCGGAACCTCCCATTCCACTCGATCATAAGGATTCGTATACCCTGTTAGTAGCCGTGCTGCTTTCAGCTCAGTGCACCGATGCCCGTGTCAATCAGATTACGCCATTGCTTTTTAAGCAAGCCGACAATCCCTACGACATGATCAAACTGAGCGTGGAGGAAATTCGCGAAATCATTCGTCCTTGTGGACTTTCTCCGGCGAAGAGTAAAGCCATTTTTGGTCTGTCTCAAATTTTGATCGATAAGCATGGCGGAGAAGTTCCGGCCAATTTTGAAGACTTGGAAGCGCTACCAGGAGTAGGCCACAAAACCGCATCGGTGGTTATGACTCAAGCTTTTGGTGTTCCTGCCTTTCCAGTAGACACTCATATTCATCGCCTGATGTATCGCTGGGGACTGTCGAATGGAAAATCCGTCGATCAAACCGAGAAAGATGCCAAACGACTATTTCCTAAAGAGAGCTGGAATAAGCTACATCTTCAGATCATTTACTACGGTCGGGAATACAGTCCGGCACGCGGTTTTGACCCACAAAAAAGCCCAATCGACTTAACGATTGGGCGAAAATCTTTGTTTAAGTGA
- a CDS encoding T9SS type A sorting domain-containing protein, translating to MATLFFRWLIVGFLIVLTTYVKGQNVLISDSNSPAEPCIMIDPKRPHVLMAATVLNNYYRSSDTGYTWTEHALTSSFGVWGDPVLVVDTAGRFYFSHLSNPPQGHWIDRIVIQRSDDDGANWTDGTFPDTSGKTQHDKQWMAVDRSNNHLYMTWTRFDEYGSNSPSDSSVILFSKSTDLGASWTKPLRINKVAGDCIDDDNTVEGAVPAVGPNGEVYVAWAGPAGLVFDKSLDGGDTWLDDEIAIDPMPGGWNLTIPGLNRSNGLPVTACDVSSGPHRGTIYVNWADQRNGPDDTDIWLSRSVNGGQTWSPPIQVNNSQVKTHQFLTWMAVDQTNGELWFVYYSRESEWDNVTDVVLAHSSDGGNTFEHEVISESSFIPSPGVFFGDYTNIVAHDGIVRPIWSRMDNGRLSVWTDVTPRRTNLSIAQNQSAVPLESIQSYPNPVVDVSYVSFKLRGESVVSLEIFDVLGKSKGKLLNQENLGYGKHIYSLERSAWNMEPGIYFYRLTVNGRSSTRKMIVSER from the coding sequence ATGGCTACATTATTCTTTCGCTGGTTAATTGTTGGATTTCTCATAGTCCTAACCACCTATGTTAAAGGGCAAAATGTTTTGATTTCTGACTCCAATTCTCCGGCGGAGCCCTGTATCATGATAGATCCTAAGCGTCCTCATGTGTTGATGGCGGCTACCGTGCTCAATAACTACTACCGTAGTTCAGATACCGGATATACCTGGACGGAACATGCTCTTACCTCATCCTTTGGTGTGTGGGGAGATCCAGTGCTCGTGGTCGATACGGCTGGACGATTTTACTTCAGCCATTTGTCCAATCCACCTCAAGGACATTGGATTGATCGTATCGTCATTCAGCGCTCAGATGATGATGGAGCTAATTGGACCGATGGCACCTTTCCTGATACCAGTGGGAAAACCCAGCATGATAAACAATGGATGGCAGTGGATCGTAGCAATAATCATCTCTACATGACCTGGACCCGGTTTGATGAATATGGAAGCAATTCCCCATCGGACAGTTCGGTGATTTTGTTTTCCAAGTCCACCGATTTGGGAGCCAGTTGGACCAAGCCGTTGCGGATCAATAAGGTCGCTGGAGATTGCATCGATGATGATAACACCGTAGAAGGTGCTGTTCCCGCCGTAGGACCAAATGGAGAAGTTTATGTGGCCTGGGCCGGTCCAGCTGGATTGGTGTTTGATAAATCGCTGGATGGAGGTGATACCTGGCTGGACGATGAAATTGCAATTGATCCCATGCCGGGCGGGTGGAATCTTACCATTCCCGGATTGAACCGAAGTAATGGGCTTCCGGTCACTGCTTGTGACGTCAGTTCCGGACCACATCGAGGAACCATTTACGTTAACTGGGCCGATCAACGAAATGGTCCTGATGACACCGATATCTGGCTTTCCCGATCGGTTAATGGAGGTCAAACCTGGAGTCCTCCCATACAAGTGAACAATAGCCAGGTTAAGACCCATCAATTTTTAACCTGGATGGCTGTGGATCAGACCAATGGTGAATTGTGGTTTGTCTACTACAGCCGTGAAAGCGAATGGGATAATGTGACCGATGTGGTGCTAGCTCATTCAAGCGATGGGGGAAATACCTTTGAACATGAGGTTATCAGCGAATCCTCATTTATTCCTTCTCCGGGTGTGTTTTTTGGAGATTACACCAACATTGTGGCACATGACGGCATCGTTCGTCCAATATGGTCGCGTATGGATAATGGTCGCCTGAGTGTGTGGACCGATGTGACTCCAAGGAGGACTAATTTGTCCATTGCCCAGAATCAATCAGCTGTGCCTTTGGAATCGATTCAGAGTTATCCAAACCCTGTGGTAGATGTTTCTTATGTATCCTTCAAGCTTCGGGGAGAATCCGTCGTGAGCCTTGAAATTTTTGATGTCTTGGGAAAGAGTAAAGGAAAGTTGCTCAATCAGGAAAATCTGGGATACGGTAAGCACATATACTCGCTGGAGCGGAGTGCATGGAACATGGAGCCCGGAATCTACTTTTACCGGCTTACCGTGAATGGAAGAAGTTCGACAAGAAAAATGATCGTTTCGGAAAGATGA
- the uvrA gene encoding excinuclease ABC subunit UvrA — protein MEAFETLSSQDHILIKGAREHNLKNIDVAIPRNKLVVITGLSGSGKSSLAFDTLYAEGQRRYVESLSSYARQFLGKIDKPAVEYIKGISPAIAIEQKVATRSSRSTVGTSTELYDYFKLLFARIGRTYSPISGEEVTRDSIEDVHQFIQSQAEGSKVMLTSPIHLREKENLEGKLKMLLQQGFTRVMIDGAIVAIEDVNAAEHKLEDITLLIDRFIIRKDDEENSSRISDSVEIAYYEGNKECLVTVFGESGPVTHRFNYRFEKDGMSFEVPSDHFFSFNNPVGACKRCEGLGSIIGIDPDLVIPDKSLSVYEGAIVAWKGEKMGLWKKKLVTAAHHFDFPVHKPVNELSKDEVELLWTGNKHFKGLNAFFKMLEENAYKIQYRVMLSRYRGKTTCPDCQGTRLRKDANFVKIQGKSITDLVLTQIKDLPGFFDQLELNEYEQTVARRILLEIRNRLQYLNDVGLGYLTLNRLSSSLSGGETQRINLATSLSSSLVGSTYILDEPSIGLHPHDTSRLIRVLRSLCDLGNTVVVVEHEEEVMRAADEIIDLGPLAGTLGGNLIFQGDHSALEKEQDSLTAKYLTGREVIPIPDKRRTWNKSIKVSGARENNLKGIDVEFPLGVMTVLTGVSGSGKSSLVNQILFPALKKIHGGFANVTGKHDELLGDIKAIGNVEYINQNPIGKSSRSNPVTYVKAYDDIRSLFAAQELAKVRGYKPAYFSFNVEGGRCETCKGEGTITVEMQFMPDIQLKCEACQGKRFTEEVQEIKYRDRSISDVLEMTIDDALDFFSETKGKQEKKILDKLRPLQDVGLGYVTLGQPSNTLSGGEAQRIKLASFLIKGRVTGAKDRTLFIFDEPTTGLHFHDIRKLLIAFEALIDLGHSVLVVEHNQEVIKTADWVVDLGPEGGDEGGTLVFAGTPEDLIQCKGSYTGEALKEKLPA, from the coding sequence TTGGAAGCATTCGAAACCCTCAGTTCACAAGATCATATTCTCATCAAAGGTGCCCGCGAGCACAACCTTAAAAATATTGATGTAGCTATTCCCCGTAACAAGTTGGTAGTCATTACCGGACTCAGTGGTAGCGGCAAGTCATCCCTGGCATTCGATACCCTGTATGCGGAAGGGCAACGTCGCTATGTAGAAAGTCTTTCATCCTATGCCCGGCAGTTTTTGGGCAAGATTGACAAGCCGGCAGTGGAGTACATCAAAGGAATATCTCCGGCGATAGCTATTGAACAAAAAGTGGCTACTCGCAGTTCGAGATCTACCGTAGGCACCTCTACAGAATTGTATGACTACTTCAAATTACTCTTTGCACGCATAGGTAGAACCTACTCCCCTATTTCAGGAGAAGAAGTTACCCGTGATAGTATTGAGGATGTTCATCAGTTTATCCAAAGTCAGGCTGAAGGCAGTAAAGTAATGCTCACCTCTCCCATTCATCTGCGGGAAAAGGAAAACCTGGAAGGAAAACTGAAAATGCTCCTTCAGCAAGGTTTTACTCGGGTAATGATTGATGGGGCTATCGTGGCCATTGAAGATGTTAATGCCGCAGAACACAAACTGGAAGACATTACTCTACTTATCGACCGTTTTATCATTCGCAAGGACGATGAAGAAAATAGTAGTCGAATTTCAGACTCCGTTGAAATAGCCTATTACGAGGGCAATAAGGAATGCCTGGTTACCGTATTCGGTGAATCTGGCCCCGTAACCCACCGATTTAATTATCGCTTCGAAAAGGACGGAATGAGCTTTGAAGTGCCAAGCGACCATTTCTTTTCTTTCAACAATCCTGTTGGCGCTTGTAAACGTTGCGAAGGATTAGGAAGCATTATTGGTATCGATCCTGATTTGGTGATTCCCGATAAGTCTTTGTCGGTATACGAGGGAGCCATTGTAGCCTGGAAGGGTGAGAAAATGGGGCTTTGGAAAAAGAAATTGGTCACAGCTGCCCATCACTTTGATTTTCCCGTTCACAAGCCGGTTAACGAATTAAGTAAGGATGAAGTAGAGCTCCTTTGGACCGGCAACAAGCATTTTAAGGGATTGAATGCCTTTTTTAAAATGCTGGAAGAAAACGCCTATAAAATCCAATACCGGGTTATGCTGTCCCGCTATCGCGGAAAAACAACCTGCCCCGATTGTCAGGGCACCCGATTGCGCAAGGATGCCAATTTTGTGAAGATCCAGGGAAAGTCAATTACCGATTTGGTTTTAACTCAAATCAAGGATTTACCTGGCTTCTTTGACCAACTGGAACTGAATGAATACGAACAAACCGTTGCCAGAAGAATTCTTCTGGAAATCAGAAACCGTCTTCAATACCTCAATGATGTTGGTTTGGGTTACCTAACCCTGAATCGCCTCTCCTCTTCCCTATCAGGAGGAGAAACTCAGCGTATCAATTTGGCAACCTCTCTGAGTAGCAGCTTGGTGGGTTCCACTTATATATTGGATGAACCCAGTATTGGACTTCACCCTCACGACACCAGTCGATTGATTCGAGTACTTCGCTCCCTTTGTGATTTGGGCAATACCGTTGTGGTGGTTGAGCACGAGGAAGAAGTTATGCGTGCAGCTGATGAGATTATCGATTTAGGTCCCCTTGCCGGAACCTTGGGGGGTAATTTAATTTTTCAGGGCGATCACAGCGCTTTGGAAAAAGAACAGGATAGCCTGACGGCCAAATACCTGACTGGAAGAGAAGTTATCCCCATCCCCGATAAACGAAGAACCTGGAACAAATCCATTAAAGTATCGGGTGCCCGTGAGAATAACCTGAAAGGCATCGATGTTGAATTCCCCTTGGGTGTAATGACTGTTCTCACCGGTGTGAGTGGTTCTGGGAAAAGTTCCTTGGTGAACCAAATCCTGTTCCCGGCCTTAAAAAAGATTCATGGTGGATTCGCCAATGTGACTGGTAAGCATGATGAACTATTGGGTGATATCAAGGCAATAGGGAATGTGGAATACATCAATCAAAATCCGATTGGTAAGTCTTCCCGATCCAATCCGGTAACCTATGTAAAGGCCTACGATGATATCCGTTCCCTATTTGCAGCACAAGAATTGGCCAAGGTTCGTGGATACAAGCCCGCTTATTTTTCCTTCAACGTTGAAGGTGGACGCTGTGAAACGTGTAAGGGCGAAGGAACCATAACGGTAGAAATGCAGTTTATGCCCGACATTCAGCTCAAATGTGAAGCCTGTCAGGGTAAACGATTTACCGAAGAGGTACAGGAAATCAAATACAGGGATCGTTCCATCTCCGATGTATTGGAAATGACCATCGACGATGCTTTGGATTTCTTCTCGGAAACCAAAGGCAAGCAAGAAAAGAAAATTCTGGACAAACTGCGTCCTCTGCAAGATGTTGGTTTGGGTTATGTTACCCTGGGGCAGCCATCAAATACCTTAAGTGGCGGTGAAGCACAGCGGATCAAATTGGCCTCCTTCCTGATTAAAGGAAGGGTTACTGGAGCTAAAGATCGCACCCTATTCATCTTTGACGAACCTACTACCGGATTGCACTTTCACGATATTCGGAAATTACTCATCGCCTTTGAGGCGCTTATTGATCTGGGCCATTCTGTTTTGGTCGTTGAGCATAATCAAGAGGTGATCAAAACTGCCGATTGGGTCGTTGATTTGGGCCCTGAAGGTGGCGACGAAGGAGGCACCCTGGTATTTGCTGGAACTCCTGAAGATCTCATTCAATGCAAAGGATCCTACACGGGTGAAGCCCTTAAAGAAAAACTACCTGCATGA